A portion of the Manihot esculenta cultivar AM560-2 chromosome 2, M.esculenta_v8, whole genome shotgun sequence genome contains these proteins:
- the LOC110609840 gene encoding myb-like protein U yields MGCCISKCKPKKLPIPDFKHVQVQDKLVISQAPKLTIRTPIIPPSNKISPISPPSPTTSSSSFSSFTCTSNSNTSVSSSLSTGSSSILTPKDRSFSNEFLWSCVKENPHVIRINSIKEYSQLLVPPNVYAQKLESPVSAASKQPILQRVHGSSTPQKRVRSNSPTPLNRQKSFRRESERINSSYYPPVRALRSPSPSRRFNGESGRGVSTGTPKENISKRTVASKVNAAANSVSSSLRKENLRQMSPYINSNHHLGSRLKNRETCIHRISSKIDEVAVEEALASHDSDAPMEDIDNPLISLDCFIFL; encoded by the coding sequence ATGGGCTGTTGCATTAGCAAAtgcaaacccaagaagcttcccATTCCAGATTTCAAACATGTTCAAGTTCAAGACAAGCTTGTTATCTCTCAAGCTCCAAAATTAACCATTAGAACTCCTATCATTCCTCCTTCTAACAAAATATCACCAATATCTCCTCCTTCTCCTACcacttcttcatcttctttttcttctttcacttGTACTAGCAATTCAAACACTTCTGTTTCCTCTTCGCTTTCCACTGGATCTTCCTCCATCTTGACCCCAAAAGATCGATCTTTCTCTAATGAGTTTTTGTGGTCTTGCGTTAAGGAAAACCCCCACGTAATCCGTATCAATTCAATCAAGGAATACTCTCAGTTGCTTGTTCCTCctaatgtatatgctcaaaagtTGGAGTCTCCTGTGTCTGCAGCATCGAAGCAGCCAATCCTTCAACGGGTGCATGGATCATCTACACCCCAGAAAAGAGTTCGTTCAAATTCACCAACTCCATTAAATAGGCAAAAGAGCTTTCGCAGAGAATCGGAGAGAATTAACTCTTCATATTACCCACCAGTTAGAGCTCTGAGGTCACCATCTCCGAGCAGGCGATTCAATGGAGAGAGTGGCAGGGGAGTTTCGACGGGCACGCCAAAGGAAAATATTTCAAAACGCACGGTTGCTTCCAAGGTAAATGCAGCAGCTAATTCTGTTTCTTCATCTCTGAGAAAGGAGAATTTGAGACAAATGAGTCCGTATATCAACTCAAATCATCATCTTGGTTCTCGTTTGAAGAACAGAGAGACTTGCATTCATCGCATAAGTTCTAAAATAGATGAAGTTGCAGTTGAAGAAGCGCTAGCTAGCCATGACAGTGACGCTCCCATGGAGGATATTGATAATCCTCTTATTTCGTTGGATTGTTTCATATTTCTGTAA